Within the Anas acuta chromosome 6, bAnaAcu1.1, whole genome shotgun sequence genome, the region CAAGCTCTACCAGTGAGTGGCTGGGGACGGGCTGCGAGGTGCCCGGGGGGGCGCAGCACCCTGCATCCCCGGCACCGGGTCCCACGGGTGCCCATGGGGGTCCCTGGGTACCAGCTGGGACTGGGGGCGCAGTGGGGAAGGGGGCGGGGAaggggtccccagccctgccaccccaatgtggggctggggagggggtttCCCAGCCCtgtttctcccctctcctcctctctctcgCCCCTCCAGCGTCTCCGATGCCAGCGGGAACCTGGTGATCCAGGAGGTCGCCATTCGCCCCCTGACTCAAGACATGCTCCAGCACGAGGTGCGACACCCGTGGGATGCTCAGGAGGGGCTGCCCCCCTCCCTGGCGGCTTAATGAGGACCTCGGCAGGTCTTAATTTCTGCCGCCGTCCCTTCTCCCAGGACTGCTACATCCTGGATTACGGAGGGCACAAGATCTTCGTGTGGAAGGGCAAGAACTCCAccaaggaggagaagcagcaggcgATGAGCAGGGCCCTGGTGAGTTTTTGGGGCCGGTGGGTTGGTTGATTTTGCCGCTCCCCGGGAGAAGCCgggcaccccaaacccacccGCTGGCTCTGgctcccccccccagggcttCATCAAAGCCAAGAACTACCCGTCCAGCACCAGCGTGGAGACGGAGAACGACGGCTCCGAGTCGGCCATCTTCAGGCAGCTCTTCCAAAAATGGACCGTCCCCTCGCAGACCAGCGGGCTGGGCAAGACCCACACCGTGGGCAAAGTGGGTGAGtgcccccggggacccccctcCCTGTGCCTCAGGATGCTCTGGTTCAGGCTGGGGATGCTCGAGGTGGGCGGGGGGCTCCCCACGCCCCAGGCTCAACCCTCGCGCTCCCCCGCAGCCAAGGTGGAGCAGGTGAAGTTCGACGCCACCTCGCTGCACGCCAAGCCCCAGATGGCCGCCCAGCAGAAGATGGTGGATGACGGATCCGGGGAGGTGGAGGTGAGGCTGTGCGAAGGACGAGGGACCCCCTCGGGGCACCCCCAGGAGATGTTATGGGGCGCAGGGGCGGTGGGGCTGAGGGTGCACCGCCCTAACCAACGCCATCGTCGCCCCCCCCAGGTGTGGCGCGTGGAGAACCAGGAGCTGGTGCCCGTGGAGAAGCGGTGGCTGGGCCACTTCTACGGCGGGGACTGCTACCTGGTGCTCTACACCTACCACGTGGGGCCCAAGGTGAACCGCATCATCTACATCTGGCAGGTGAGAATCCAAGTTCCGGCGCCACCATCCCGTGGGACACAAAACCtggggggggctcagctccTCCGTGGGCCGTCCCCCTCCGTGTGGGTACCCCAACGATTTGGAATTTCCCTGCGCAGGGTCGCCAAGCCAGCACGGATGAGCTGGCCGCCTCGGCGTACCAGGCGGTCATCCTGGACCAGAAGTACAACAACGAGCCCGTGCAGGTCCGCGTCACCATGGGCAAGGAGCCGGCGCACATGATGGCCATGTTCAAGGGCAGGATGGTGGTCTACGCGGTGagcgggggccgggggagcAGCGGGAGGGTTAGCCGTGGGGGGGACACACCGGGGGTGACATCCCAACCCCGTGTCATCCCCAGGGTGGCACCTCGCGGGCGGGCAACACGGAGCCCATGCCCTCCACCCGCCTCTTCCAAGTGCACGGCACCAACGAGTTCAACACCAAGGCCTTCGAGGTGCCCGTGCGCGCCTCCTCCCTCAACTCCAACGACGTCTTCGTGCTCAAGACCCCCAACTGCTGCTACCTCTGGTATGGGAAGGTGGGTACCgccgggcaccggggggctgcagccccccaggaaCACCTTcatcccctcctcctcctcctcctcctcgagGGGATGGGTGATGGGGTGGCCGTGCTcgctctgcagggctgcagcggGGACGAGCGCGAGATGGCCAAGACGGTGGCCGACATCATCTCCAAGACGGAGAAGCCGGTGATCGCGGAGGGGCAGGAGCCCCCCGAGTTCTGGGTGGCCCTGGGGGGCAAATCCCAGTACGCCAGCAACAAGAGGTACCGGCTCCCCGCCCCCGGCGCCCCACGGCGTCCCCAAATCCCTTGGCCCCTTCCCAACGTCGCCGTGTGCCCCcctccaggctgcaggaggagaacccctccctgcccccccggCTCTTCGAGTGCTCCAACAAAACGGGCAAGTTCCAGGCCACCGAGATCGTAGACTTCACGCAGGATGACCTGGACGAAAACGACGTTTACCTGCTGGACACCTTCGACCAGGTGCGCCGGGGGCAACGCAGGGGCTGGGGACGCTTTGATCCCCCAAGCTGATGTCCCCAAGGGGGTGGAGGGCACcggaggtggtggggtgggagCCTGGAAACCCCCTCCCCGCTGCTTTTATCCAGCCCCCGAGCTCCAGGGATGGCTGAGGGTGGGTGCCCGGTGCCCATCCCTGCGTGTCCCCAGCCGGGGGTCCCTTAGGGCCTTGTCCCACCCCCGTGCTGGATGCGGTGCCCCCCCCGCAGGTCTTCTTCTGGGTCGGGAAAGGGGCCAACGCCTCGGAGAAGGAGGCGGCGGCGGTGATGGCGCAGGAGTACCTGCGGAGCGACCCCAGCGGGCGCGACATGGACACCCCCATCATCGTGGTGAAGCAGGGCTGCGAGCCCCCCACCTTCACCGGCTGGTTCGTGGCCTGGGACCCTCTCTGCTGGAGCGTGAGTGACAACAGGGAacgggggggggaaggtggcAGCGGAGGTGGGGATCTGCCGGGATCTGGCCCCGGTGGGGGCACTGAGCGCTTCTGTCCCCCCTCTGCCAGGACAAGAAATCCTACGAGGAGCTCAAAGCCGAGCTGGGGGACACCAGCAACATGGGGCAGCTCGTGTCCGTGAGTgtcacggggagggggggaccgCTGGCGGCACGAGGAGCTGCGAGGGGACAGCAGCGCCCATCGCGGGGTGCCCCCGTCCCCAACCTGCCCccgtccccccctccccactccAGGGGCTCACTTCCAAGGAGGTCTTCACGGCCACCACCACCCTGACCCCCGCCAAGCTGGAGACCTTCCCCCTGCACGTGCTGGTGAACACGGCGGCCGAGGACCTGCCGCGGGGTGTGGACCCCAGCAGGAAGGAGGTGAGCGGGgtggggggctccggggggggcaCACGGGTTTGGGGAGCCCCGCGGCTTGAGCTCAGCCTCGTCTCTTCCCCCAGCAACACCTCTCCGACCAGGATTTCCAGGCTGTTTTCGGCATGAACCGCAGCGCCTTCGGCAACCTGCCCGTGTGGAAACAGCAGAAcctgaagaaggagaaaggacTCTTCTAGGGCGGCAGCCCCGGGGTTTATTagtgataaaataaatgatggTTGGAGCCAGGCTGCGTCTCCTCCCCCAAAGACCTTACCACGGACCAGTTCTGGGGCTGATTTGGTGAATAAAAGACACTGGGGGCACCTAAAGGCTGCGGCAGTTCTTGGTTCGGCACCGGGAGAGCACGGGGACGGCCACCCTGCGCTCCCCAAAAGCCCCAGTTTGCCCAGAGGGGGGAACTGGTCTGGCCCCAGTGCCCCCCGCtctgtcccagccctgctggggctcttctcccttcccacctcGGCGCCTGCTCCGGGCTAAAGGTCTCGTATACAGCCCCAGCCGCTCCCCGCGTTATCAGCCAGCCCCTGCATAAAGCTGGGTAAATACCCGCGGTACCAAAGGTAAAAGCAGCGAGCCGGGCTCGGGGAGGCGTGGGGACAGCacctgctggggacagcaggcacagggcagcTCCTTGGGGCGAAGGGGAGGGCAGAGGCACGGAGGAGGTGCCCCGGGGTGCAGCcgtgggttttggggtgctctccaagctgctgtttgctgtttgCACACGCAGGCAGGATGGCACCAGGCACCGGAGCAAAGTCCCAGATAAGGGCGCACGCGGGGCAGAGGCGTGGGGTGCCCGGCGCCAGGCAAGAAGATCCCACACTGACAGAGAGAGGGTTAATAAAGAGGTTttaatttcacaaaaaaaaaaaaaaaaaaaatcaatctatCTACACATCGTTTaaaagggggggaaggagggaacgAGAGCAAAAAACCGTCAAGAAGAAGAGAGGAACAGGTCTgctaaaacacagagaaaagtgCTGCTCCACATCAGCAGTGTAAAAAGGACCAGACCCCGAGCCTGGGGTCCAGCAGCCTCGCTGCACGGCCGGTAGCTGCCAGGGGCCCCGCacccctttttctctctttggcAGGCGATGACAAGGGTGAGAGCTCCGTGGAAAGGAGACAGAGGAGAGGAGTTACTCCTGGCttagaggaggaggagaggggaagggcaAGAGGGGGCAGCTCCTTGCGTTTCTGTGCCGGATCACCCCCGGACCAAACTAAGCTGATTCAGGAGCGGGTAAATGTTTAACCACGGCTCTGTGCAACTGCGGAAAAGCCCAGGAGGGGTTGGTAACGTGCCAGACCTGTCAGGGTGTCACAGAGACCCATCCCCACTCCGCTGCCACCCGAGGAAATCTCCGCCCTTCAGCTGGCCTGGTGCGCACCTCGCAGCTGTGCAGCCCAGGAGTGTTTGCAGGGCTTTCATTAAAGTGATTCACAGATGTTTGCAAATTCTTAGCGGCTAGGATATTAAACGAGAAGTTGGTTTGCACAAAACAAGGACTGCTGGCTCCCAGCATCAGCTTTCTCACCTCCTGCCAGAGAACAACTGCTTTTAAACACAAGTTGGTGCACGGGAAAGTGGGgcaatgtttgcttttattataaATTAGCTGGAGTGCAGTGCCTCGAAAACATCCCTGCCACCCAAAAAAGCAGAGCTGACTTCTGATACTGCAGCGATGCTGGTTCTGTACAGCACGAGCACAGTGTGCTTGGGGGAAACGGCTTTGCCCTCGGGACGGAGCAGTCCCTTTGTCACATTTCCAGGGGCAACCAGCTCAAAGGCCAGCTCCCGCATCACCTCCTCTTCCGACTGCCCCCCAGCCCTACCAAAATCAGCATTGagaatagaaaaggaaaatgctttgtAATAAATTAACACATACACCACTTCGGCTGCATCTCGCCGGAGAAACGCTCCGGCATCTTCACAACCCGAGCTCGGAAAGCAGAAAGATGTCACCCTGGCCAGGTCCAGCAGGACTGGGAGGAAGGCCAGTCGGTCTTTTCACCACCCCGGGGTCCCCAGAGGTCCCGGGGAGGACAGTGAGCGGCGGTGgctgctgctctttgctgcGCACAGAGGTGAGGAGAGGCCACTGAGGTAGCAAAACCCCGTGCCAGCCCGCTAGGAGAAGCCCTGGGGGAGATGTACCTGCTGGCTGTTCTACACCCATGGTTCTGTCCGCTTTGCTTCAGCTGATTTATTCCTGAGAAACTcgtaaaaaacaaaaaaaacaaacagaagctaTCTcgacagcattttttttttttttaaagaagtcttTCACCTCTAAAACTCAAGctgcaaaaatcagaactaGAGGCCAAAACAAGAGTAACTACTCTGCTTAATAGCGACAATTTCTCTGAAATGAGTAAATGCCAACGAAGGAAACATCTGCCCCTGCTAAATCAGTGCGAAGGTGCTAAAAAAATTAAGTcactaggcttttttttttcccccctgctgAAACAAGCTATAAAATGAGCATCACATCTCCAAATCCAATAAAACACTTCTTTGTAACCGTGCTCTGTTAATGCTGAACACGagctttctgaaagctttcCACCTGGTTTAGTTTCACAGTTTGAGCACTCTGTACTCCTCGCCTGCAGACCTCACCTTTTCTCACCGTTTCCATCTCACGAcgacccagggctgcacagaaAGGGTAACGCTAGAGCCTCCGAGGAGGCGAGGCGAAAAAGTGGCTGTGGTTcacacctcctgctcctgcagcttcaaTCAGAGCTAGGTGGAAGCAGCCCCGAGCACTATAACCCAAATGCTGCGCACCTCCAGGGAGCCCCCTCCTCTCCAAAGGGCCCCGGGGAGCAACGCCACGAAGGAAACGCAACCGAACGATGGAGCGcgtgaaataaaagaaaaatcacaggtaTAATCTCATTGCTAAAGAAGGATGACAGTGAACggtgtaaaaaaaaagacagagctgCCCACCAGGGATGCAATACATTCCACAGCACCGACAGTTTGTTTCCTGGAACCGCACGTGAAGAGCAGAGCACTCGCAAACCCATGGATGTCAGCACGCAGCAGCTCGAGGGATTCCGAAACGGCTGGCAAGAGCGGACTCGGTGATCTGGGTTTCCAGTGAAAATTACTAACACAACACACGCCAGGTTACAGAATCTATTGCTTAAATTGCTCttggagggggggaaaaaaaaaaaaaaaaagccaagtgaTATGTAAATCTTCCCCACTCACATCTCGCGGGTGAATGGGCTTTTGAAGTTGAGTCTCTTTTTgcacttctttgtttttaaatcagtttatgAGCAGCTGTAGTCTCGTGGCTTGATGCAACTCTTTAAGGCTCCATGCTGACAAAATCGTTTGAGGAACAATAAAAACTTCACCACAGGAGGATCGCTCTGGGATGTCAAGGTTGAAAAGTGTGGTTCGGGCCCAGGACTTGCACAGATGGTTCAGGAAACCGAGCGTCCCATATTTCTAACTTTTGTCTCTTGTTTTGGCCCTGAGCTGTTTGTTACTCCTGCGTGTCTGGCACAAGTTCAGAATCGTTCTTGCTCCTCAGGAGGAACAAGGTGTTTTACTCTTCACAGAGGCTGACGAATCGATCTTCCGACTTCCATGCTAAGTGGCtgtgcatttttctctgtttctagTAACTCATCGAAGATATCCCTAGAACACAGGGAAAGAGCAAGAGTGAAATTACGTAGAGCAGGAAGCTGCTACACAACACAGCCCTGAGGGAATCAGCAACTGGACTAAATCCACGAACTCAGCGTCACGGGCTCTGGCAGAGAAAGGTGTCTTATCTGGCGTTTCTAAGCAAGGCTCCCTGAATCCCCAAACACTTCTTTGCATTTATTACTCTGACAAAGATCGCTGGTAAGCCCCGGAGAACAGTAACAAGAGAGAAAGTAAGTCCAGGGTAGTAACAGGATCTGAAGGAACACAAGACGCAGTCTGTAGATCAAGTAGCATCTTTTACCAGAACAATCAGGAACGACAGAAAAAGGGGACAAACTTGGAGGCACAAAGCCCTTCTTCAGTGGTGTGCCTGAAAAAGCATTACTTCTATCTACAAGCCTCATCTTGCTCGTGTCCTGAGATGGCCAGAGCTGCAACAACACAACCACTGGCAGCcgggaaagggaaaaaaaaataaaaaaatctccacTGCGATTCTTGGTGCAAATAGTGCTTAACCGAGACACCAAAtcccttttttaaaagatgatttAGTGCATCCTTCTAAAGCCTTATGCAGTCGTAACATGAAATTCTACGCCTCTGAACTCACAGCACTTTGATTTTGTCATTCTTGCATGGAATTCTGTCCAGAATGTCTTCTGACCTATACACGGAGACGCTCTGCATCCCACCAAAGGACATTCCCCAGGACACCTACTTGTGCATGTAGAAGAAGATGTAGCCACTTCGGTCTCTGTCGCACTGAACCGTGGTCTCCAGAGTTCTCGACACTTCCAGGTCGTTGTAGGTGAACCAGGACTGCTTCTTGATATCGTAGACATCGCTGATATAGTGACCTTGGGAACAGAGAACACACTTCTCTTTTCATgctgatttaaatgaaaaaacacCCGTAGGATCCTGGGGCCCTGTGCCCTTCCTGGCCAACAAGCTGGGAACAGGCTGAAGCAATGCCACAGATCCCACAGGCAGCACTTCACACATCACAGTGAGGTACCACAACATCCCCCTGCCAGCGAGCCATGAGGAAAGATCTGCTTTTGCTGCCCAAATTCTCTGCAAATAACCATGCTGTGCTAATTCTGTATCACGGGTTTTTAATCTCGATGGGTGACGGAGaataaaatacagcagcttTTACCTGAAGATGATGTGCTTCCGATATGGCTGACGATGCTGATGAGACGGTAGGAGTGAGGCAGCTCTCCTGTCTAAAAATAAAGTCCCATTACAGCTTTTAGGCATTCCCTTTTGTCCCGCGTAGCTTATGGACAAGACGATTTATATCCAAGGTAAGGGCTTTGGGCCTTAAAGCTGAAACCCCAGCAAGGATGACAGAAACAGACACCTTGGTTCAGACCAGTGGAAAAGTTCTTCGGGTGCCAGATTTTGCTCCTGGGACGGGACATCCCCAGCTCTATGCACAGACCAGGGGAtgggaggctggagagcagccccagcactgctggtggCCAGGGGAAGGGACCgtcctgctctgccctgtgctgctgtggcctcaccagagggTAAGGAGGGCAGAAAATTATGGGGGAGAGGCCccatggtggcctgcagctccctcagaaggggagcggaggggcaggcgctgagctctgctctctggggacagcgacaggacccgagggaatggcatggagctgggacaggggagggtcaggctgggggttagggacaggttctgcacccagagggtgctcaggcactgggacaggctgcccagaggtgTGGTCACAGCACGGAGCCTGCTGGAGTTAAAGGAATGTTTGGACAACGCTCCCAGccatggtctgatttttgggtggccctgtgcagccccaggggatggactcagtgatcctcgtgggtcccttccaacttgggatattctgaaAAGTGGGAAAAAGTTCCTCATCATATTTTATCTTTCAGCAAGCCAATAAAAACGCAAAGAAGCCAGGCTGACCTCAGAACAGATGCCGGCATGAGCTCTACACTGCAAAGTTTTCCTAAACAACCACTTCCTGAGCAACTTCCACTGATGTCAGAATCAATCCACCAAATAAACACAGAGAAGCAAAACGGGAACAGCACACttacttctgaaatattaaagatATACCCTTGATAATGGGATATAGATTTGACAGCCAATAGCAAATATACGGCCCAGATTCTCTCATCCTGCACCTGTAATGTCAGCAGACAGTGCTCTCTTGGGATGCAGGAGATGTGCTCTGTCTATTCACTGGCAATAAAACTAAATGATGGTCATTGGCTTctgaaaatcatttatttatcttcttAGACCAGGAAACTTGATTGATATGATGAACTGACGATGCTCTTAAAAAGTAACTCTtggtttaaaagaaagaaaattggtAAAGAAttgtaaaaaatacataaaaacaattGGGTATTTTTCTATCTTTCCATCTTTCATCACGAAGGAGCTTTCTAAGACTAAGCAAGTCTGTCTGCTCTTTAAAACCACCTCTAACACTGAACTGATGGTGTAGAAGGGGGCACATTTCTGAGTTAAACTTTTGGAATCATAGGTCAcacctctgcatttcttttcagctCTTCTGCTTCAGCTTCTGAATACTCCATGTCAAGGACATCCTCATTTCCAGAGTCTTCATCAGAGCCAACGCTGTCCAGGAG harbors:
- the VIL1 gene encoding villin-1 gives rise to the protein MAELSAQVTKKLNITTPGIQIWRIEKMEMVPVPTKSYGNFYEGDCYILLSTRKSGSSFSYNIHYWLGKESSQDEQGAAAIYTTQMDEYLGTVAVQHREVQGHESETFRAYFKQGLIYKKGGVASGMKHVETNSYNVQRLLHVKGKKNVVAAEVEMSWKSFNRGDVFLLDLGQLIIQWNGPESNRAERLKAMTLAKDIRDRERGGRAKVGVVDGENEGATPELVQVLLQVLGEKRDIKAAIPDNQVEQIHNNSLKLYHVSDASGNLVIQEVAIRPLTQDMLQHEDCYILDYGGHKIFVWKGKNSTKEEKQQAMSRALGFIKAKNYPSSTSVETENDGSESAIFRQLFQKWTVPSQTSGLGKTHTVGKVAKVEQVKFDATSLHAKPQMAAQQKMVDDGSGEVEVWRVENQELVPVEKRWLGHFYGGDCYLVLYTYHVGPKVNRIIYIWQGRQASTDELAASAYQAVILDQKYNNEPVQVRVTMGKEPAHMMAMFKGRMVVYAGGTSRAGNTEPMPSTRLFQVHGTNEFNTKAFEVPVRASSLNSNDVFVLKTPNCCYLWYGKGCSGDEREMAKTVADIISKTEKPVIAEGQEPPEFWVALGGKSQYASNKRLQEENPSLPPRLFECSNKTGKFQATEIVDFTQDDLDENDVYLLDTFDQVFFWVGKGANASEKEAAAVMAQEYLRSDPSGRDMDTPIIVVKQGCEPPTFTGWFVAWDPLCWSDKKSYEELKAELGDTSNMGQLVSGLTSKEVFTATTTLTPAKLETFPLHVLVNTAAEDLPRGVDPSRKEQHLSDQDFQAVFGMNRSAFGNLPVWKQQNLKKEKGLF